The nucleotide sequence ATGAAGGCCGTAAAACGCTTTAACCCGGAAGTGGGTGTGCGTCTGGTGTCGTTTGCCGTGCACTGGATCAAAGCGGAAATGCACGAATTCATTCTGCGCAACTGGCGTATCGTGAAGGTCGCTACCACCAAAGCACAGCGTAAGCTGTTCTTTAATCTGCGCTCGAAGAAGCAACGTCTGGGCTGGTTAAGCCAGGACGAAGCCAAGTCCATTGCCGATGATCTGGGCGTGGAAACCAAAACGGTATTCGAGATGGAAGGCCGTCTGAATGCGCACGATGCAGCCTTTGATGGCGGTGTTGATGATGACAGTGATGAAGCCGCGCCTCAGGCGCCGGTGTATTACCTGGAAGATCACAGCGCTGACCCGGCCACCGTGGTTGAAAACGACAACTACGAGCAAGATGCTCACGGCCGTTTAGCTCAGGCGATGAGTGAACTGGATGAGCGCAGCCGTAATATTCTGCAACAACGCTGGTTGGCCGAAGAAAAGTCGACGCTGCATGATCTGGCTGCGGTATATCAGGTATCGGCTGAACGTATTCGTCAGCTGGAAAAGAATGCGATGAAAAAGCTGAAAAATGCCATGGGAACCGATCTGGTTCTGGCCTGACTTTATCGTGCAGAGATAACTGCCATTTGATGATAAAAACGCCGACTCAGGTAACTGACTCGGCGTTTTTTTGTGGCGATTATTGCGGGATCTCTGAAGCTTCGGGTTGCTCCAGCCATTTGGCAAACAATTCATCTTTAGGCAATGGCCGGCAATATAAGAATCCCTGCGCAAAGTCACAACCTTGCTGAATCAGCGTGGTTTGCTGGTGAATGGTTTCCACCCCTTCGGCCAATACCTTAATGTCGAGCTTGTGGGCCATTGCGATGATGGCATTCACTATCGCGTCATTACCGCCGTCATCCTGTAAATCCTGCACAAACGACTTATCAATTTTCAGTACGTCGATGGGCAGCTGTTTCAGATAGCTGAGGGATGAATAACCGGTGCCAAAGTCATCAATGGCAATGGTGATATCACGCTTCCGCAATTCATCGAGCAGCTGACTGGCTTCTTTAATGCCGTCAATCAGCATGCTTTCAGTGACTTCCAGCGACAAGTGTTGAGCGGCCAGGCCGCTGTCTTTCAAAGACTGGTCAATCACCTGGGTCAGTTGATGGCCATGGTGCAGTTGGTAGGCAGAAACATTCACCGCCACTTTCACTTTCGGGAAGCCTTGCTGCTGTAGCTGTTTGATCTCAGTACAGGCTGTCTGAATCACCCAGTCTCCGATTGGGCCAATCATGCCGGTGTCTTCTGCCAGGGGAATAAACTCCAGCGGTGAAATCATGCCTCGTTGCGGATCTTGCCAACGGATCAGAGCTTCAATGCCCGTGATCTTTCCGGTTAATAAGTTCACCTGAGGTTGGTAATACAGCTGGAAGTGGTTGTGCTCGATGGCATAACGCAGACGACTCTCCATCTCCAGCCGTTGTTGTGCCTTTTCATTCATATTGGCGGTGAAAAACTGGAAGTTATTTTTGCCCTCACTTTTGGCGTGGTACATGGCGATGTCGGCGTTGCGGATTAACTCTTCCGGTTGCTGTGTGTCACCGGGATAGATGGAGATGCCGATGCTGGTGCCAATGACCACCTGATGGCCAGACACATCCAGCGGTTGCTTCAGTGTTTTAATCAGAGAAGCGGCAATATCCGCCACTTTTTCGATGGATTTCATGTTGCTGAGCACAATGGTGAATTCGTCACCACCCAGGCGCGCTACGGTATCTTCCTGGCGGACTTTCTGGCTGAATAACTCGGCAACACGCTGTAATAACTCATCGCCCAGATTATGGCCCAGCGAATCATTAACCGTTTTGAAGTTATCGAGGTCAAACATCATGACGGCGACCAGCGTATCGGGCTGACGCTTGCAGCTTTCGATCGCCTGCTTCAGCCGATCGGCTAATAAGCGCCGGTTGGGAAGGTTGGTCAGTGGATCAAAAAACGCCAGTTTTTCGATGGTCTGCTGAGCGTGGTGCAGACTGGTGATATCTTCAAAGGTGGAAACGTAGTTGATGATCTCACCCTGATCATTCATCAGCGGTGAGATAGACTGTGAAGCCCGGAACGTACTGTTGTCTTTGCGGCTGATCTGCAGCTCACCATCCCACTGGCGTCCTGCACGAATAACCCGTGACAGTTCATAAATGGGTTGTTTGTCTTCCATTTGGCTGTACAGCACCATCGGGCTGTCCTGTTGGATTTCAGCCAGCTCAAAGCCCGTCATTTCGATAAATGAGCGGTTAACGTATTCGACGTGAAAGTCGGTGTTGGTAATCACAATGGCATTATCACTTTGCTCCACTGCCATCGAGAGCTGGTTCAACATCTGTTGGGTGATGGCCTGATCCTTTTGTTGCTGCAAGCGCTCCAGTGCGGCTCCCATGTCACTGCCTAAGGTGGCGAGCAGGTTCAGCATTTCCGTATCAAAGGCTTCGGTGAGTGCTGAATAAAACGCACAGATGCCAATGACGTTGCCACGTTGACGAATTGGTACGGAGGCCAGCGAATGATAACCCCGTTGCAATGCGGCCTGACGCCAGGGCGCAAAGGTTGGATCGCTGTGGGTATTGTTCACGCAGGTCACCCGGTTCTCCCGGGCGGCGGTTCCCACCGGGCCGTGTGCCTGGGCAGAATCATCAATGCGGATGTCGATGTTTTTCAAATAGTCGTGGTCATCTCCGGCCGATGCACGTGGGATGATATGTTGGCCCTCGATCAGGCCAACCCAGGCCATCTTAAAACCGCCATAACGCTGTGCGATACGACAAATATCCTGAAAAATCTGATCGACCGATTCTGGCTGAGCAACCACCTTGTTGGCCTGGCTAAGGACGTTATATAAGCGGTTGAGCGTCGCCGAGCGAGCCTCGGCCTGCTTGCCCTGAGTGATGTTGCGGCGCACATGAACCATACCGGCAAATTCAGAACCGTGGCGAATGGGCGACAAACTGATTTCATACCAGCGTGACCAGCGATTGTCGTAAAACTGGAAATGGTTGAGAGGTTGGCCACTGCGAATTGACTGACACACTACGCAATGTTCGGCTTTGGTCATCGGGTCATGCTGCAGTTCGTGGCAGTGGCGGCCAACCAGTTGTTGAGAATTCAGACCGGAATCTCGCCGGGCGGCCTGATTGCTCTGACGAATAATGCCATGGTTATCAATCAATAACGTTTCGTCAGGGATTGCGTCGTAGGTATTGGCATCACGAGCAAGGTTGCGGAAGGGTTCACGTAAGCTGGATTCCACCAGTGCAATATAAATTGCCCAGAATGAAAACAGCTTCAGAAAATGCCCCAGCACTATGCTGAAACTGTGGAAGTTGGCATATAGAGTGAAAGCTAACTCAGCCACAATGGTCATGCTGATCGATGTGTACGTCAGCAGCAGTACCCGTTTATCCAGCTGTTGCCGATGTTGATGAATGATAAAGCCGGCAATGATCAGCAATAAAATAATCAGATACTCTGAAAGAACCTTGGTATCTGTCAGCCCTGCTCCGGCAATAAACATATCCGGCAAAACCCCAGATATAACCAGCAGGATGGCGAAGGTCAGCACCAGTAAAGATGAGCCTAATACGGCATGCGGTTTGAAATAATGACTCAACGCCAACGGCGCAATAATCAGCAACCCGGCTTCAGCAAAGCGTGACACGATCCAGAACTGAACCGCCATGTTGCCGCCGTTATCCGGTGAAAACGGCATGCCGGAGAACGTGGCCGCGTGGGCCAGGTCCAGAATACCCACCGTCAGATAGCCGCAACCTAAGACCAGCAGGTATTGGTTCTTGGCGAGCTGATGGGTGTTCCAGGCAACAATAAAACAGATAAGCGCGGTGCCGGAAGCAAACAGCTCGACCAGGGTATGGAACAACAGAGTATTAAACTGCGAAACAGGAATCAGCACGACCGTCATCAGGGCCGGAACCCACCAGTGAAGGCGTAAGTGCAAAAACAAGTTCGAAACTACATTGGGCTGCGGCAATATTCGCTTCCTGTGGACAACATGGCTCAGGCTGCCTTTAAGCATAGAAAAGAATGGTGCCGGGGCAACTGATGCAGGTCGTATTTAACGAAAAAACCGGAGACAAACTCCGGTTTTTTGCTGGTATCTGTGGGTCAGAATCCGTTGAATCAGCGGTTTAGCCAGTCCATATAGGCAAACACACCTTGTTCAACATTGGCGAACGGCTCGCTGTAGCCAGCGTCACGCAGCTTCTGAATATCGGCTTCAGTAAAGCTTTGGTAGGCACCTTTCAGATGATCTGGGAAAGGAACGTATTCTTTTGAGCCCTGAGTGCCTTTTTTACCATGCCATTTGATCACAGCATCGGCGACGTCATTAAAGCTCTGGCAGTTGCCGGTGCCTAAGTTGAAGATGCCGCTCTTGTCCGGGTTGGCGAAGAACCAAAGGTTCACCTTCACCACATCACCCACAAATACAAAGTCACGGCGCTGTTCACCATCACCATAACCGCCGCTGCCACCAAACAGTTTGCAGATGCCGTTGTCCTGAATCTGATTGTTAAAGTGGAATGCCACCGATGACATCGAACCTTTGTGTTGCTCACGTGGGCCATAGACGTTGAAATAACGGAAACCAACGACCTGGCTTTCAAATGTGTGTTCAATGGAGCGCACGTATTGGTCGAACTGCCACTTGGAGTAGCCGTAGACGTTCAGTGGTTTCTCGTGAGAGCGCTCTTCTTTGAATACATCGCTGCCGCCATAGACTGAGGCACTTGAGGCATACAAGAACTGAATTTTTTTCTCGAGGCAGGCGTGCAGCAAAATTTTGGAATATTCGTAGTTATTTTCCATCATAAACTTGCCATCCCACTCGGTGGTGGAGGAACAGGCGCCTTCATGGAAAATCACCTCGACGTCATCGAGAATGCCGTCGTCTAATTGCACGCGCTGAATAAAGTCGTCTTTATCCAGGTAGTCAGCGATATCACAGTCGCTGATGTTGTAGAACTTTTTACCGTCGCTTAAATCATCAACCACGATGATGTC is from Bacterioplanoides sp. SCSIO 12839 and encodes:
- the rpoH gene encoding RNA polymerase sigma factor RpoH; amino-acid sequence: MNQGLLAVNALSPGANLEAYITTVNAIPVLSVDEEKALAERLHYEGDLEAARQLVMSHMRFVVHIARSYSGYGLNQGDLIQEGNVGLMKAVKRFNPEVGVRLVSFAVHWIKAEMHEFILRNWRIVKVATTKAQRKLFFNLRSKKQRLGWLSQDEAKSIADDLGVETKTVFEMEGRLNAHDAAFDGGVDDDSDEAAPQAPVYYLEDHSADPATVVENDNYEQDAHGRLAQAMSELDERSRNILQQRWLAEEKSTLHDLAAVYQVSAERIRQLEKNAMKKLKNAMGTDLVLA
- a CDS encoding EAL domain-containing protein, translated to MTVVLIPVSQFNTLLFHTLVELFASGTALICFIVAWNTHQLAKNQYLLVLGCGYLTVGILDLAHAATFSGMPFSPDNGGNMAVQFWIVSRFAEAGLLIIAPLALSHYFKPHAVLGSSLLVLTFAILLVISGVLPDMFIAGAGLTDTKVLSEYLIILLLIIAGFIIHQHRQQLDKRVLLLTYTSISMTIVAELAFTLYANFHSFSIVLGHFLKLFSFWAIYIALVESSLREPFRNLARDANTYDAIPDETLLIDNHGIIRQSNQAARRDSGLNSQQLVGRHCHELQHDPMTKAEHCVVCQSIRSGQPLNHFQFYDNRWSRWYEISLSPIRHGSEFAGMVHVRRNITQGKQAEARSATLNRLYNVLSQANKVVAQPESVDQIFQDICRIAQRYGGFKMAWVGLIEGQHIIPRASAGDDHDYLKNIDIRIDDSAQAHGPVGTAARENRVTCVNNTHSDPTFAPWRQAALQRGYHSLASVPIRQRGNVIGICAFYSALTEAFDTEMLNLLATLGSDMGAALERLQQQKDQAITQQMLNQLSMAVEQSDNAIVITNTDFHVEYVNRSFIEMTGFELAEIQQDSPMVLYSQMEDKQPIYELSRVIRAGRQWDGELQISRKDNSTFRASQSISPLMNDQGEIINYVSTFEDITSLHHAQQTIEKLAFFDPLTNLPNRRLLADRLKQAIESCKRQPDTLVAVMMFDLDNFKTVNDSLGHNLGDELLQRVAELFSQKVRQEDTVARLGGDEFTIVLSNMKSIEKVADIAASLIKTLKQPLDVSGHQVVIGTSIGISIYPGDTQQPEELIRNADIAMYHAKSEGKNNFQFFTANMNEKAQQRLEMESRLRYAIEHNHFQLYYQPQVNLLTGKITGIEALIRWQDPQRGMISPLEFIPLAEDTGMIGPIGDWVIQTACTEIKQLQQQGFPKVKVAVNVSAYQLHHGHQLTQVIDQSLKDSGLAAQHLSLEVTESMLIDGIKEASQLLDELRKRDITIAIDDFGTGYSSLSYLKQLPIDVLKIDKSFVQDLQDDGGNDAIVNAIIAMAHKLDIKVLAEGVETIHQQTTLIQQGCDFAQGFLYCRPLPKDELFAKWLEQPEASEIPQ
- the rfaD gene encoding ADP-glyceromanno-heptose 6-epimerase, which translates into the protein MIIVTGGAGFIGSNIVKTLNEQGRKDIIVVDDLSDGKKFYNISDCDIADYLDKDDFIQRVQLDDGILDDVEVIFHEGACSSTTEWDGKFMMENNYEYSKILLHACLEKKIQFLYASSASVYGGSDVFKEERSHEKPLNVYGYSKWQFDQYVRSIEHTFESQVVGFRYFNVYGPREQHKGSMSSVAFHFNNQIQDNGICKLFGGSGGYGDGEQRRDFVFVGDVVKVNLWFFANPDKSGIFNLGTGNCQSFNDVADAVIKWHGKKGTQGSKEYVPFPDHLKGAYQSFTEADIQKLRDAGYSEPFANVEQGVFAYMDWLNR